From one Anopheles cruzii chromosome 3, idAnoCruzAS_RS32_06, whole genome shotgun sequence genomic stretch:
- the LOC128269869 gene encoding intraflagellar transport protein 56 — protein MDQILSRTKSESAKGNRSSAGSGNSRAVTIPSFEEFLLKRDYVGAKTVLQRSKDYDDVPEHLKQLWTGFCDFHIGEYKRAKNLYETIYAADGTQNDVAFNICVCMFYLGMYDEAQKLVEGLPQSPLKIRLLFHLAHKLSDEDHLMELHGSLRDVVEDQLSLAGMHYLRSHYQEAIDIYKRVLLDNKDLLALNVYVAICYYKLDYYDISQEVLELYLNQYPDSTIAINLKACNRFRLFNGRAAEQEIKHLVESGTFGADLIKHNLVVFRNGEGALQVLPHLTDIVPEARLNLAIHHLRRGEIQEAYQLMKEVQPTVPQEYILKGVVHAALGQETGSKEHLKNAQQCLHLVGGSASECDTIPGRQSMASAFFLYGQFEEVLVYLNSIRSYFVNDDIFNYNYAQAKAATGYYKEAEELLLQIHDISIKADSTFGMVLAKCHIHAGHADQAWNIFLTKDSTPDAFALLQLIANDSYRVGEFWVAAKAFDTLEKLDPNPEYWEGKRGACAGAVQAILAKRGSGAPPGGVSEIISLLRDSTNAQAEGMLRVVRRFASSIK, from the exons ATACTCTCACGCACCAAATCTGAATCGGCTAAGGGAAACCGTAGCTCCGCGGGGTCAGGAAATTCTCGAGCCGTAACTATCCCATCGTTCGAGGAGTTTCTCCTGAAGCGTGACTACGTGGGCGCCAAGACCGTCCTTCAG CGCTCCAAAGATTATGACGATGTACCCGAGCACCTGAAACAACTCTGGACAGGATTCTGCGATTTTCACATCGGTGAGTACAAGAGGGCCAAAAATTTGTATGAAACCATCTACGCAGCCGACGGCACGCAGAACGATGTGGCGTTCAACATTTGTGTCTGCATGTTTTACCTGGGAATGTACGACGAGGCCCAAAAGCTGGTCGAGGGGCTGCCCCAAAGCCCGCTAAAAATCCGTTTGCTGTTCCATCTCGCGCACAAGCTGAGTGATGAAGATCATCTAATGGAACTGCACGGATCGCTGCGTGATGTAGTCGAGGACCAGCTCAGTCTGGCCGGGATGCACTACCTCCGGTCGCACTACCAGGAAGCCATCGATATCTACAAGCGCGTTTTGCTCGACAACAAGGATCTCCTGGCGCTGAACGTGTACGTGGCCATTTGCTACTATAAGCTCGACTACTACGATATCTCGCAGGAGGTACTCGAGCTGTACTTGAACCAATACCCCGACAGCACGATTGCCATCAATCTGAAGGCGTGCAATCGGTTCCGGCTGTTCAACGGGCGGGCTGCTGAGCAGGAAATCAAACACCTGGTCGAGAGTGGCACGTTCGGTGCGGACCTGATCAAACACAATCTGGTAGTGTTTCGCAACGGAGAGGGTGCCCTTCAGGTGTTGCCCCATCTCACCGACATAGTGCCCGAGGCGCGGCTGAACCTTGCCATCCATCATCTGAGGCGCGGAGAAATCCAAGAGGCATACCAGCTGATGAAAGAAGTCCAACCAACGGTACCGCAGGAGTACATCCTGAAAGGGGTGGTCCACGCTGCGCTCGGACAGGAAACTGGCTCGAAGGAGCATCTGAAAAACGCCCAACAGTGTTTGCATCTCGTCGGAGGTTCGGCTTCCGAGTGTGACACCATCCCCGGACGGCAGAGTATGGCGTCGGCCTTCTTCCTTTACGGCCAGTTCGAAGAGGTATTGGTGTACCTCAACTCGATCCGTAGCTACTTCGTAAACGATGACATCTTCAACTACAACTACGCGCAGGCTAAAGCGGCCACCGGATACTACAAAGAGGCCGAAGAGCTGCTGCTACAAATTCACGACATCTCCATTAAAGCGGACAGCACGTTCGGCATGGTGCTCGCCAAGTGTCACATCCACGCCGGGCACGCCGACCAGGCGTGGAACATTTTTCTAACGAAGGACTCCACACCGGACGCGTTCGCCTTGCTGCAGTTAATTGCCAACGACAGCTACCGTGTCGGGGAGTTTTGGGTTGCCGCGAAAGCGTTCGATACACTCGAGAAGCTCGACCCAAACCCGGAGTACTGGGAAGGCAAACGAGGGGCCTGCGCCGGTGCCGTTCAGGCCATTTTGGCCAAACGAGGCAGCGGAGCTCCGCCGGGTGGGGTATCGGAAATTATTTCGCTATTGCGCGACTCCACCAATGCTCAGGCGGAAGGCATGTTGAGAGTTGTTCGCCGCTTTGCTAGTAGCATCAAGTGA
- the LOC128271584 gene encoding dnaJ homolog subfamily B member 14 yields MNKEAAEDCVERAVKYLAEGKIEKAEKLLSKSISLHSTKRAEELLSKIKCGAYAENATSGNTSDDGVRQRSAAKGDAPKTEKSNETVEYTPDQLEAVKRIKKCKDYYEVLGVTKDATDSDIKKAYKKLALQLHPDKNHAPGAVESFKAIGNAVAILTDAEKRKSYDLYGSEEHHQPTTRRTRYQYDYAYSRGFETEFTAEELFNMFFGGEIPTQHVYTRQRRFHRAEQQQYREPQSGFAAFINLLPIILLIALSMMSSFFISDPIYSLTPSQKFSVPRKTNQLKIPYYVKENFHSEYQGSVGRLEASVEEDYLNSLKHSCYRERNYKDTMLTKARNFGDRDLYQKAQNINTPSCEKLQNLHN; encoded by the exons atgAACAAGGAAGCTGCCGAGGACTGTGTGGAACGGGCCGTAAAGTACCTGGCCGAGGGGAAGATAGAGAAAGCGGAAAAGCTGCTAAGCAAGTCGATTTCACTCCATTCGACCAAACGGGCGGAAG AACTGCTGAGTAAGATCAAATGTGGAGCGTATGCGGAAAATGCCACGTCCGGTAACACTTCGGACGACGGTGTGCGGCAGCGCAGTGCGGCCAAAGGAGACGCGCCAAAGACGGAAAAAAGCAACGAAACGGTTGAGTACACACCGGACCAGCTTGAGGCGGTGAAACGGATTAAAAA GTGCAAAGATTACTACGAAGTGCTGGGTGTTACGAAGGATGCAACCGACTCGGATATTAAGAAGGCGTACAAAAAGCTGGCATTACAGCTGCACCCGGACAAGAACCATGCCCCGGGTGCGGTGGAATCATTCAAAGCGATCGGTAACGCTGTGGCCATCCTAACGGACGCGGAGAAACGAAAGTCGTACGATCTGTATGGCTCCGAGGAGCACCATCAACCAACCACGCGCCGAACACGCTATCAGTATGATTACGCGTATTCGCGTGGCTTCGAAACGGAGTTCACCGCCGAGGAACTGTTTAATATGTTTTTCGGCGGCGAAATCCCGACGCAACACGTTTACACACGCCAAAGACGGTTTCATCGAgctgaacaacaacagtaTCGTGAG CCACAATCGGGTTTTGCAGCATTCATCAACCTTCTGCCCATCATTCTGCTTATTGCGCTGTCGATGATGTCTTCGTTCTTCATTTCGGATCCAATCTACAGTCTCACTCCTAGCCA GAAGTTTTCGGTGCCCCGCAAAACGAATCAACTGAAAATTCCGTACTACGTAAAGGAAAATTTCCACTCCGAGTATCAGGGTTCCGTTGGTCGGCTGGAAGCATCGGTAGAGGAAGACTATCTAAACAGTCTAAAACATTCGTGTTACCGAGAGCGAAATTACA AGGACACTATGCTGACGAAGGCGCGAAACTTTGGCGATCGGGACCTGTACCAGAAGGCGCAAAATATTAATACACCGTCTTGTGAAAAGTTGCAAAACTTGCACAACTAG